Proteins from a genomic interval of Peptococcaceae bacterium:
- a CDS encoding TIGR01440 family protein, whose amino-acid sequence MDDLDLERITAKVRRAIEDLLAAARLNGEDILVVGCSTSEIVGKKIGTASSLEVAAAVMNGLYPVCRERGLFLAVQCCEHLNRALVVEKRCLEKYSLEEVTVFPVQGAGGSLAYLAMKKFEHPVVVENIRAHAGLDIGDTFIGMHLKPVVVPVRGSLQTVGMAHLTMARTRPKLIGGERARYQPC is encoded by the coding sequence ATGGATGATCTGGATTTGGAAAGGATTACTGCTAAAGTGCGCCGGGCCATAGAGGACCTGCTGGCGGCAGCCCGCCTGAACGGGGAGGACATCCTGGTGGTCGGCTGCAGCACCAGCGAGATTGTCGGGAAAAAAATCGGTACAGCCTCAAGTCTTGAGGTTGCGGCGGCGGTCATGAACGGGCTCTATCCCGTTTGCCGTGAACGGGGGCTTTTTCTGGCCGTCCAGTGCTGTGAGCATTTGAACCGGGCCCTGGTGGTGGAAAAACGCTGCCTGGAAAAATATTCGCTGGAAGAAGTTACGGTGTTCCCGGTCCAGGGAGCCGGCGGCAGCCTGGCCTACCTGGCGATGAAAAAATTCGAACATCCGGTGGTGGTCGAAAACATCCGGGCCCATGCCGGTCTGGACATCGGCGACACCTTCATCGGGATGCATCTTAAGCCGGTCGTCGTGCCGGTGCGGGGGTCATTGCAAACAGTCGGGATGGCCCACCTGACCATGGCTAGGACAAGGCCGAAGCTGATCGGA